The Solanum pennellii chromosome 11, SPENNV200 genome contains a region encoding:
- the LOC107003014 gene encoding probable arabinosyltransferase ARAD1 → MIPLKNTATRSSCSIPSLFISLSILCILPISLFFFRSSPTQLSLNPQINLQTSPNSIKVYVPNLPRSLNYGLLENYWDLDSDSRIGSEVDNQIRKTHVGKSSKNSLPYPENPIIKQYSAEYWILGDLMTPEKLKLGSFAKRVFTAEEADVIFVPFFATLSAEMQLIVNKGVFRKKEGNEDYQRQRMVLDFLKQTEAWKRSGGRDHVFVITDPVAMWHVKAQVAPAILLVVDFGGWYKLDSKVSNESSSDMIHHTQVSLLKDVIVPYTHLLPRLPLSENQKREILLYFKGAKHRHRGGIVREKLWDLLINEPRVVMEEGFPNATGKEQSIKGMRTSEFCLHPAGDTPTSCRLFDAIQSLCIPVIVSDNIELPFEGMVDYSEFAVFVSVSDALQPSWLVNHLRSYSYEQKDRFRRNMAVVQPIFEYENGQPGGIGPISPNGAINYIWRKVHQKLPMIKEAIIREKRKPPGVSVPLRCHCT, encoded by the exons ATGATACCATTGAAGAACACTGCCACTCGTTCATCCTGCAGCATCCCATCTCTCTTCATCTCCCTTTCTATACTCTGCATTCTACCaatctctcttttcttcttccgTTCTTCTCCAACCCAACTTTCCCTAAACCCACAAATCAACCTTCAAACATCTCCAAATTCCATCAAAGTTTATGTACCAAATCTTCCAAGATCTCTAAACTATGGCTTATTGGAAAATTACTGGGATTTAGATTCAGATTCAAGAATTGGGAGTGAAGTAGATAATCAAATAAGGAAGACCCATGTAGGAAAAAGTTCCAAGAATTCCCTTCCTTATCCAGAAAACCCAATAATCAAACAGTACAGTGCTGAGTATTGGATCTTGGGGGATTTGATGACAcctgaaaaattaaaacttggATCTTTTGCGAAAAGGGTGTTTACTGCTGAGGAAGCTGATGtgatttttgttcctttttttgcGACATTGAGTGCTGAGATGCAACTGATTGTGAATAAGGGTGTGTTCAGGAAGAAAGAGGGGAATGAGGACTATCAGAGACAAAGAATGGTTCTGGATTTTTTGAAGCAAACTGAGGCTTGGAAACGCTCTGGTGGTCGTGATCATGTGTTTGTTATTACTG ACCCTGTTGCAATGTGGCATGTGAAGGCTCAGGTTGCTCCAGCAATTCTACTGGTGGTTGATTTTGGTGGGTGGTACAAGCTTGACTCAAAAGTATCTAATGAGAGCTCATCTGACATGATACACCACACCCAAGTTTCATTGCTGAAGGATGTCATAGTGCCTTATACCCATCTACTTCCTCGTTTGCCCTTATCTGAAAACCAAAAACGAGAAATCCTTCTTTACTTCAAAGGGGCTAAACATAGGCATCGG GGAGGAATTGTTCGGGAAAAGCTTTGGGACTTGCTAATAAATGAACCCAGAGTAGTGATGGAGGAAGGCTTTCCAAATGCCACTGGAAAGGAGCAGTCTATAAAGGGAATGAGGACTTCAGAGTTCTGCTTGCACCCTGCAGGGGACACACCAACCTCATGCCGACTTTTTGATGCCATTCAAAGTCTTTGTATTCCTGTCATTGTTAGTGACAACATCGAGCTCCCATTTGAAGGGATGGTGGACTATTCAGAATTTGCAGTGTTTGTGTCAGTTAGTGATGCACTGCAACCAAGTTGGCTCGTGAACCATCTTAGAAGCTACTCCTATGAGCAAAAAGATAGGTTTCGGCGTAATATGGCTGTAGTACAGCCCATTTTTGAGTATGAAAATGGTCAACCAGGTGGTATTGGTCCTATTTCTCCAAATGGTGCTATAAATTACATATGGAGAAAGGTTCACCAAAAACTGCCCATGATTAAAGAAGCTATCATCCGTGAGAAGAGGAAACCTCCCGGTGTCTCAGTTCCCCTTCGTTGCCATTGTACTTGA
- the LOC107003341 gene encoding uncharacterized protein LOC107003341: MSLACLVCHSVESPSQSFRSYSVSSSDNDGRCSAIANCLIKKISLGHPAANGGITTSKVTPQPTDTNNGITGPPRLVRSRAVRRDIVRDWNFDEVVLER; this comes from the coding sequence ATGAGTCTGGCATGTCTGGTGTGCCATAGTGTTGAAAGCCCATCACAGTCCTTCAGAAGTTACTCTGTATCAAGTTCAGACAATGACGGAAGATGTTCAGCGATTGCCAATTGTTTGATCAAGAAAATATCGCTTGGCCACCCCGCTGCAAATGGTGGCATCACAACCTCTAAAGTGACCCCTCAGCCAACTGATACGAATAATGGCATAACAGGCCCCCCACGGCTTGTCAGAAGCCGTGCTGTGAGGAGGGATATAGTCAGAGACTGGAACTTTGACGAGGTTGTGTTGGAGCGTTAG